GTATAAATGTGGATTATGAGAATATTCGTGGAGAAGTGAGTATTGCTGAGCAGGAGGGAATATATTTTTATGTTACCACACCGGCCAATGAAACGGAGGAGCCGATCTATTACAAATGGGACTTGAGTATTACCTGGATCTTTAGTGCAGATCTTTTAGAAGATAACCATCCATTAAAATTTTGCTGGGCTACATCTGAAAACTACTATCAGCAGTTTCAATTGCTGGAAGACTACAAAGGAGGTGTCCAAAATGAGTTGTTTTTTTTGAAAACAAAAAACTCAAGATTGAACCATGGTTTTTCGGTGTTGGTACGACAAATGGGAATGTCTCCCGATTATCATCTTTTTTACAAGGAAGTCCAAAAGCAATTGGATCAAAGTGAATTATTTGCAACACCTCCTTATAACATCAAATCGAACCTTTCCTCAGGAGATATAGAAGTGTTTGGCTACTTCGGAGTGGTGAATGAAGACTTTGGTAGGTGGTATTTTGATAAAGATAAAATTGACAATTACGGTGGCTGGGTAGACGATTTATGTGAGTTTGGACCTCCATGGGCTGCTTATTGTTTTGATTGTCGTGAATGGACCTATGATGATAGGCCAGTCACCTCTTATATGCCAGATTGGTGGGACCCGATCTATTTCAACAAAAATCCTTAATGAATAATGAATAAGCTATTTGCATTTTTATTGGTCGTTTGTGTTTCGCAATCAAAAGCATTCGCTCAAGACGCATTGTACATCAGTACCAACAAAGCCAAATTTGTAGTGGGAGAGCAGGTCATGTACAAAGTGACAAGATTTGGGGAAGAGCATATAGAAGACGAACCAAATCCTGTTTTTACAGATCTGGTAGCTCCAAATGGGCAAATTATTCAGACCAAAAGTGCATTGGATAATCCAGAAGCGAAACACTTTTTTGCCTTGCCTGATTCTTTAAAAACCGGAGTGTATAGAATGGTAAGTAACAGCAAAGGCGCAGCTCAGGCCGTGAAGACCATCCACGTATATGCATTGGAGTTGGAAGATCCTTCGCCTCAAAAAGCAAGTACCATTCAGGTAAAGAGCAGAGGAGGGATATTTGCCTCTGGTCAAAGCAATAAAGTAGTTGTGCGAGTGCTGGATGGCTCTGGAGCTGGCCTTCAATCTAAAGGTACATTGGTGAATAGCGCTGATTCTTTGGTGCAGTATCTCGATACCGATGCAAATGGTATAGTAGCTTTCGATTTGACCCCAACGGATAGTTTGTATAAAGTTCGGTTTGGTCAAGAGGCAATCCAACTAAAGCCGGTGAAAGCAGCTTTGGCCGTTGACTTTAAAAAGTTGAATCAATCTGTTCTGGTCAAATTGAAACGTGAAAGTGTGGGAATCGAACCAGTGGAGATACTACTTAATGGGGAATCTCTGGTGAAATCAGTTTTTCCTGAAAAGGCTGATACGTTAAGCATCATGATACCAAGTAGGAAGTTGACTTATGGTATTCACGAAATAGGGGTAAGTTATAAAGCGTCAGTAGATAGAAAGTATACTTACTTTAATCAACCTGACGGAGAAAGCAAGCTTTACCTGAATACGATTGTGGCCTCTAACAACGAGGAGGTGGAATATGTGATAGAGGATGCCTCAGGCCAAATTGAATATCTTGATGTTTCGATTATAGATAAGGACTATGCGAGCGTGGGGAATTTCTATGAGGAATTTTATTTCGATCATGCAGGATTAGACTTGCAGTTGGTAGAAAATCGTGACTTCGAAGCCTATTTGATCTTCTTTGGAGATGACGTTCAAAAAAGCGAAAATGCTAATAGGCTAAGTGCTGAGCAGTATCATGGCGTTTTGAGCTATAGAGAGAATTTTCCGTTTGACGAGCTCTCAGTACTGAATCTGACCACTATGAAGGCGCTCGATATTCGGTGTGAAAGTATTACCGGTATTCATGATTTTGAACGAGTAGCAGGCAATAACTCACAAATTTTCCCTTTTCACTTTACCACCTATTTGCAGCCTATTGAGCAGGCTGAGTTTGAGGAAACTGTGAAGTATCGTTACCCACCTTTAAAGTCATCTATCCAACTGACTGATGACGATGTTGCTTTTGTAAAGGAGTATAATACCCAGAGAAATATTAACCTGTCCTTTCAAAATAATAAAAAGGTAGAGGCCTCGCTGCCAAAAGCAGATTTCACTTACAATTTGGAGGATTATGATGTGCCTAATACCATGATCGATATGATCAACTATGTGGTGAAATATGTCACAGTGGTGAAAAATAAGGGAGGTGAGCCTGAATTGTCTATGTATCGCTATATGAGTACTTACAAATACCGAGGCTCTCCTTTGATTTTCCTGGATGACCTGCCTGTTTATGACAAACGGACGATTCTGAATCTTAACCCGAAGGACATATCAAGAGTTGAGGTTCGAAACTCTTATGAGGCCAATGGCCATTTAGGCAATTTTAGCTTGAATGGTTCTGTATCCTTTTATCTAAAGGATGGAGTGGACAACCCGTTGAAAGAGGCGTATAAAGATTTGCCAGTGTTACAGCGTTGTCAAAACCTAAACAAAAAAAATGTAGAGAGCGAGTTCGCACCAGACTTCAGACACCAGTTGTATTGGAATGCAAAATTGGAAAAGAATAAGGGATCATTTTGGGTTGACCTCAAAACGTCAGATTTAAGTACTTCTTATCAAGTATTAGTCACTGCCTATATGAAAGACGGAACGGTGATGCAGGATCAATCTTTACTGGTGGTTCAGTAAGTGTAGAAATAGTATTGAATGAATGGCTTGCAGATACGCAGCAATATGAAATTATTACTAACCAAACTCATCTTTCTCTTAATAATCGCAACAACGTTATTCTCATGTGTAGAAGATTTTGAATTTGAAGGAATTTCAAAAAGAGAAGGAATTGTTGTCGAAGGTTTAATTTCAAATCAGTCCTACAATGATTTATTAGCTCTCCCACTATCAACAAGGTACTTTACCATTAAATTATCGAATGTTGGAGAGGTTGAAAATGAAAGGAATGAACCCGTATTAGGAGCTGAAATCGAACTGCATCAAGACGACGGGGTAGTATACGACTATGCTGAAATCGGAAATGGTGAATATGGTTTGTTTTATGAAAATTTTAAAGCCGAAAAAGGGCGAAATTATCATTTGGAAATCACATTAGCTGATGGCAGAAGGATAACGTCTGAAATGCAGTCTTTGCCAAGAGAAATGGGCATGGGCTCGTTTTCTACTGTTGAGCAAACAAAAATTGATTATGAAAACGTACTTGGAGAGGTTCGAATTGCTGAACATGAAGGTATTGGCTTTAATGTAACTACTTTGAAAAATGATTCTTCAGATCCTGTCTATTACAAATGGGACCTTTCAATCACCTGGATATTTAGCGCTGACCTGGTTGAAGATAATCACCCCTTGAAATTTTGTTGGGCAACTTCACAGAACTATTACAAAGAATATCAACTGCTAAAAGACGAGGATGGTAATATTCAAAACGAGTTATTTTTTCTAAAAACTAAAAATTCAAGATTGAATCATGGTTTTTCAGTTTTGGTACGCCAAATGACCATGTCTCAAGATTATCACTCTTTTTGGAATGAAGTTCAGAAACAATTGGATCAAAGTGAATTATTTGCTGCCCCACCGTACAATATTATGTCAAATCTTTCTTCGGATGACGTTGCAGTATACGGTTATTTTGGTGTTGTTAATGAAGATTTTGAAAGATGGTACTTTGACAAAAGTAAAATTAAAAACTACGGGGGTTGGGTAGATGAACATTGTGAGTTTGGTCCACGATGGGCGGCCTATTGTTTCGACTGTAGAGAATGGACTTATGATGATGATCAAGTTACCCCTTATGCTCCCAAGTGGTGGGATCTACTGTATTTCGACATAAGACCCTGATATTT
The sequence above is drawn from the Reichenbachiella sp. genome and encodes:
- a CDS encoding DUF4249 domain-containing protein, which encodes MNRFRLTIPIIIFLILSACIEDFEFDGISAGEGIVVEGFISNQSYNNLLSLPLSPRYFTLKLSNVGEVENVRNEPVLGAKIELHQDNSVVYDYAEIEGGEYGLFYETFRAEPGSEYHLEITLADGRKIVSEIQTLEREMDMGTFSLEEGINVDYENIRGEVSIAEQEGIYFYVTTPANETEEPIYYKWDLSITWIFSADLLEDNHPLKFCWATSENYYQQFQLLEDYKGGVQNELFFLKTKNSRLNHGFSVLVRQMGMSPDYHLFYKEVQKQLDQSELFATPPYNIKSNLSSGDIEVFGYFGVVNEDFGRWYFDKDKIDNYGGWVDDLCEFGPPWAAYCFDCREWTYDDRPVTSYMPDWWDPIYFNKNP
- a CDS encoding DUF4249 domain-containing protein, with the translated sequence MKLLLTKLIFLLIIATTLFSCVEDFEFEGISKREGIVVEGLISNQSYNDLLALPLSTRYFTIKLSNVGEVENERNEPVLGAEIELHQDDGVVYDYAEIGNGEYGLFYENFKAEKGRNYHLEITLADGRRITSEMQSLPREMGMGSFSTVEQTKIDYENVLGEVRIAEHEGIGFNVTTLKNDSSDPVYYKWDLSITWIFSADLVEDNHPLKFCWATSQNYYKEYQLLKDEDGNIQNELFFLKTKNSRLNHGFSVLVRQMTMSQDYHSFWNEVQKQLDQSELFAAPPYNIMSNLSSDDVAVYGYFGVVNEDFERWYFDKSKIKNYGGWVDEHCEFGPRWAAYCFDCREWTYDDDQVTPYAPKWWDLLYFDIRP